The DNA window CGGTTTGGGTTCCCCGATGGTAATATAGACCACCCCGTCGACTTCCGGTGCCTGAAAACGGGTCCGGCCCTGGATCAATAAATCGCTCTCCGGGCTGACCCCGCTGACCAAAACCGGCTCCACCCTGCCGATCCGTTCCTGATTCTTTTTTAAGGAAATTTCCTTCTGCCTCTCCATAACAAGATCCAGCCGGGCCTGGCCGATTTCTTCCGGGACCTGGTCCGCATAGCCGGCGGCCGGGGTCCCTTCTTCCGGGGAATAGTTGAAAACCCCCAGGTGATCAAAGGCCGTCTCGGAAACGAACTGAAGCAGCTCTTGAAAATCCTCTTCCCTTTCGCCCGGAAAGCCTACCATGACGGTGGTCCGAAGGGCCGCCTGCGGGAGGGTGCGGCGAATCTGCTGGATCAAACGCTTGAGTTCTTTTGGTCCATAGGGCCGGTTCATTCCCTTTAGAATCCGGTCGCTGCAATGTTGTATCGGCAGGTCCAGATAAGGGCAAATCCGCTCTTCCCCGGCCATCAACCCCAAAAGAGCCGGTGTAATCCTTTCCGGTCTCAGATAAAGCAGGCGCAGCCACTGAAACGAATCGATCTTTAATAATTCCTTGACCAAAGAAATCATGGAATGCGGTTGGGTAAGATCGGAGCCGTAGGCCGTCGTATCCTGGGCGATCAGGATCAGTTCACGGACCCCCTGCCCGGCCAGAATTTTTGCTTCCCGAATCAGCAGCTTTGGATCCCGGCTGCGAAAAGGTCCGCGAATAGAAGGAATCGTGCAATAGGCACAGCGATTGGAACACCCTTCGGCGATTTTCAAGAAGGCCGTTCCCGGTGTGGTAGTCAAGAGACGATCATGTGGTCCTGTCCAAAGTCCAGGATCGGGTTCCAGGATCATTTTAGGGGTTCCCTTGCCAGTCAAAAGGGCGGACACCTGGTCGGCCACGTCTAAAAAAGATTCTGTGCCCAGGAAAAGATCCACCTCCGGCAATTGCTCCAATAATTCTTTTTTATATCTTTGAGGAAAACAGCCGGTGACCACCAGTACCTGACAGGCCCCTTCTTCCTTCAGACGGGCGGCCTCTAAAATCGTATCGATGCTCTCCTGGGTAGCGGACTCGATAAAGCTGCAGGTATTAATGAGGATCACTGCCGCCTCATTGGGTTCCCGGGTCAGGGAAAAACCCCGTGCATGCAATTGATGGAGCATCATTTCGCTATCCACCTGGTTTTTGGCACAGCCCAGGCTGATGAAGTGGAGTTTTTTATCCATGGTTCCTTTAGGACCTTTTTTCTATGTGTTTATCCTGCGAAGGATTTGACCGTATACAAATCTATGGCCGCGAACATGACCCCGCAAAAAAACAGCCAAAAGGGGATGGCTTGCCAGGCAAAATTTTTTTTCCCGGCCGGCCGGGAATCCAGCAATCTTAAAAAATGGACCAGGACAAAACATTCCAAGGCAAATGGCGGGAAACCGAAGAAACCCAGGACCGGCATTTCAAAAAGCTTTATATCCCCCACCCAGGGAACGGTGTATACCCATTTGGCCGCGGCCCAAAAATTCCAGAATTCCCAAAGCAAACCGCAGACCATACCGGACAGCAGGAACTGTAAAAGATTCCCGGTCTTGCCCTGTTCCAGGTCTTTTAAAAAAGAGGGTCTTCCCGTACGATGATTGAAGGGCTCTAAAAGAAAAATAAACCCTATCCAGACCAAGGGGAAGAAGAAAAGGGGCAGGGTCAAGGGGAGTATCAGGCACAAGGCCCCTGTGATGATTAATGGCCGGTACCAGGAGGATTGAACCCGGACAGGGGCCATTCGGCTTTTCTCAAAAATCCCCAAGGCCGACAGGAGGTCTCTGGTTTCCAGGATCGCCGGCAGGACCGTGCCGAAGGCCACAAAATAACCCGGCCAACGTATAACCACTTCTTTCGGCACCCCTTCATAAACCCAGTTTTTCAAAACCAGATTAAATCCTTCGAAGAGCAGCCAGATGACCACCGACCAGGGGATCAAAAACAAAAATTCCCGGGTACGGTTGACGATCAGGGATTGCCCGCGCAACCGATAGACCAGGCCGTCTATCGTCAGGATATAGGACCACCAGATCAGGGAATAAAAATAGGTGGCCACCGGTCCGATTTCAAGGAACAGGGCGCCTTGAAAAATCAGCAGACCCATCAAGCCGATCCAGAGATGACTTCCTTTTTTCATGGTCTGTTTATCTTACGATTTTTCTTCAATTAATTTTTTAATTCGCGGCATAGCCTGTTTAGCGGCCTGTATGCCGGCATCCATCAGACGTTTCTTTTGGGTAAAATCGGTCATGCCCACATCCCCCACCTGGGGTTCAAGCAGGACATCATAGCCTCTCGACTTATAAGTAACCAGCTCACGCCCCATGATGTCGATGGATTGCAGGATAACGTCGATCAGAGAATTGGCCTGAGGGTTGTTGATGTTTTTGGAAATACTGACGGCGATGATTATATCCGCCCCCCTGGCCCGGGCCACGTCTACCGGCAGGGTATTGGTCACCCCACCGTCGACATA is part of the Deltaproteobacteria bacterium genome and encodes:
- the rimO gene encoding 30S ribosomal protein S12 methylthiotransferase RimO; this encodes MDKKLHFISLGCAKNQVDSEMMLHQLHARGFSLTREPNEAAVILINTCSFIESATQESIDTILEAARLKEEGACQVLVVTGCFPQRYKKELLEQLPEVDLFLGTESFLDVADQVSALLTGKGTPKMILEPDPGLWTGPHDRLLTTTPGTAFLKIAEGCSNRCAYCTIPSIRGPFRSRDPKLLIREAKILAGQGVRELILIAQDTTAYGSDLTQPHSMISLVKELLKIDSFQWLRLLYLRPERITPALLGLMAGEERICPYLDLPIQHCSDRILKGMNRPYGPKELKRLIQQIRRTLPQAALRTTVMVGFPGEREEDFQELLQFVSETAFDHLGVFNYSPEEGTPAAGYADQVPEEIGQARLDLVMERQKEISLKKNQERIGRVEPVLVSGVSPESDLLIQGRTRFQAPEVDGVVYITIGEPKP